TATGCTTCGTTTCGCACAGTAAACATCAAATTTTACTAAATCTGAACCGTtaaatttttgtctttattaacCAAAAATGTGCGCTTTTTCGCATTCCACCACTCGGTGAAAAAAAACTCGGAGCGCGCAGACAAAATCGCAAATCTGCCCCTTCATCTTTGtatggtgcaaaaaaacaaaaacaaaaaaaagacccacTTCTCTCACATTAAGCATCCAGTTGATTTGTGATTCGGGGGGGGGGAGAACCTATGCAGGCAGGGACCGTAGGGTTAAACCATCAACCGCAGCCAACAGCTCTGCGCATGGCTTCCCGGTGCGTCGCGTCTGTGTGCCACTGACTCCCAGCCTCCTTTCTGTGGCAAACAAAAATCAGTGCTGCGGATTTTGGATCTAATTGGAGTTTTCTGcctttaattaaaagaaatgaaaagtgtgCGCGCGCTGGCCGCGTTGGTTCAGAGGATGAGGTGAGATGCGCTTTGCTTGTTATACGCATAAAAATCCCTTCCGTCCTTCCTTGATACGCGGATATTAGCTATTTCTACACTTTATTACAAAAAGTAACCGATTATGACAAATCAGCTGCTACTCTTTAACAAATCAATTAATTGTTTATTAAACGtggtggaaaaatgtttttttatctctGTTAAATCGCATTTTTCATGTAAATTCGAACccttttagttaaaaaatgttctcaGATTATCCAAAGAACACGATTTTATTTAAGGTCCGGATTGATGTGaatgttttaaagttgttttttaacaaaacgtAAAAAATATTTGACCGAAATGTTCCAATCCTGCCTCTGATTTTGCGGCAAAGCACCAATCACGGCTCATTAGTCTTCTTTGTCCGCCGGTTTTTCCTCTCAGACATGAAcacaattaaacacaaaaaaatccacttACGCTGTGAAGTGCTTTTTTTTCGTGGTGgctttgtgtttaaataaaaaaaatgtaaatagaaataaaaagattaaagaaaataatagtTCAAAATGTGCTCTGCTTGATGACTCTCATATtctcatatttaatttaaaatagtaaaattcctttgaaatcttttaaataatactgactttcattgaaaaaactaacaaacaaataaacaacaccccccccccccacacacacacactcacatacacacaaattCTTATGTGTCTGCTGCATTTTtgtcttctccttctctccagGTGCTTAACCTCCCTCCTGCCAGTTCTACGTGGTCATGACCGGTCATCACGCCCATTCCACAGCCCACCTCATCTTATTGGTCTTGCTCATAGTCACTCCAAAACTAGCTGGCGCCGCCCCTGTGCGGGGTGAGGAAGGCGAGGGAGGGCTGGAAGGGCGCCCCTGGACTTATCATAAAGAGGACAGCCTTGCCTCTTTCCTCTCACCCCCAATCCAAAGTCTGTCTAGCCCTGACAACGCATCCTTCGACCTGGGTCGGGGCCCGGGTCCAGACGATCCGTTAGATAAAGTGACAGACTCTGCACAGGTGCTCGCCGTTCTCTTGGAGTCCCTGGACCACACGGGGGACAGAGAAATCCAAGCAAGCAGAGACAAAGACTGGGAAGAGGATCAGAAGCTGCCTTCTGCTGAAAGCTCGGAGGGTGGCGAGATAAGGAGAACAGAGAAGACAGAGGAAGACAGGGGGGTGGAGGAAGGCAAGGAGGGGCAAGAGGCTGATAAGGCTATTGAAAAGCTAATTTTAGGCCATTTGACAGCTGCTCAGGGGGGTGACTTGAAGGAATGGGAGGAGCTGGATAAGACCACAAGGTTAGAGACAGCTCAGGTGTGGTCCTCCGAGGATGAGGGTCCTGATGGCGCGagtgaaaaaaagacagaagaagaggaagggCGTAAGGTGGAAAATGATCTAGAACGCCTGCTAGCTGAGGTTCGCTCTGGTTCTACCTTCCAGGAGGACGATCCCTCTCTGCAGCGCCAAATAAGGGGCTACTTTCAGAATATTGATTTGGGTCTCCAAGACAATGAAATCCTGCCTCCTCTGAAGGGCTACAAAGCATACAACACTCAGCTGGCACGtgctggaaaaaaacagcactgGCAGGAGAGCACATCTCGCAACAAGGGGGGAAATTTCATGGATGACTTTGAGGATGAAGGagaagagctggaggaggaagttgaggaggaggaggagagtctCACGCACATGGAGGAAGAGGCAAGGGCGCGTGCAGAGAAGCAGGAGGTTCTTCGGCAACAGGAGGAGGCAGAGCGAGCCagggaggaagagcagaggctgGCAGACATTGCCTCAGACATGCTGTTGCAGTACATGGGAAAGAAGCAGCAGTCTTACATGAAGCCGCGGCAGAAGAGCAGCAACACCGCAGAGGACAAGCGATCTGAGGAGGTTCTCCCTGACGAAGACGACCTGGACCAGCAAATGATTGACCGGCTGATTGAGATCAGCAGCAAGCTTCACCTGCCTGCTGACGATGTGATTGAGATTATCagcgatgtggaggagaagaagaaaaaaagaaaagagctgCAGAAGCAACCGGTAAATAGCAATCCTATTGCCCCACGTTTCAGGCCCCTAGTGCCTCTTCCTCTGCCTGCCCCACCTATCTATCACTACACAGCCTCCAAGAACCCCAAGAAAGCCCCTTATAAGCACAACAAGTCCAACAAGAAATGGCACAAGGACAAAGTCAAGTCACACAAGCAGGACTATTGGTACAAGCCCCCGAAGCAGCTTGACTATTGGTATAAACCTCAGAAACAATTCTTGGCCTTTCCCTCGTATCCGTATTATCAAAAGCCATATCGAGCCTACTACCCTGTTTACTTCCCTTATCCTAAAACACAGTACTATGGCAAGCCCCCTCCCTCTAGGGACCAGCCATTCAGCCCCCAGGAACTTGACCTTCAGGGCCCGAAGCGCAGACACAGGGGCAGAGGTAAGAACCGTGCAGGGCAGGGATGGAGGCAGCAGCCACCGCTGCGCCTGCCCGTCACCCCTTACATCTCGAATTACATCCTTCCTCATCCACGGACCTACCAACCCCTACCGCCCCCAAAACCGCTAATCACACCCCGGACGGGCCGGAGGCCCTCTTACTACTATCCACAAGACACACCAGGAGAAGACTATGAAGAAGATGGGCTCGTGCCTCAGCTGGACagtgaggaggagctggagaactTTATCGAGAGGATCTACATGAAGCGCAAAATGTATTGAAAGTCTTGTTTTGGACATTTCCAGATGACAGACAGGTGGCACACATTTTACAGTGCCAGGTCAAAGCTGAAGCAAAGAGATGATGGCAAATTGAAGTGCTATGAAAAGTTTGATTTCTGTTGATATTCACCGTGATTtggttgagttttattttttttgttttgtttctcccaGTCAGGGCGAGGGGCGTCCCGCTCGAAGCTCCCTGCTACCATGTTTAGCCTCTTGGACagtttacattttgaaacagaacatACCATTGCGtatttctgcctccattcaGGTCAAAGCTCCTGTATATTTCAAAGAATTATAGAGGACACACACTACACAGAATGACATTTCTATGTGCCCATTGTGACAAAACCATGTTTACAGCATCACTTTGTATCTCTTTTGTTTTATACTGTATCATTCTGCTAAACTAAAGCCGCTTTACAAAAACTTCACAAAACACTGCAGTTGTCAAATGTTGACgaatatttttgttgtattCGATGTGTGtagatgccttttttttaaatgcctgattggatcaattttaaaagagcTGCAATTTTAATACacacatctgttttcttttctttttttttcaaattgcagaTGAGATTTTTACAAAGCAGTGTGGTATAAAGGAAATATCATATCGCATTTTGCTATCATATCAAGTGGTCCCGATGTAGAAACCCTGTGGACTCCAAAAGCACAaacttaaaaactaaaacttccAACGTGGTGGACTAAGGGTTTTCAATCATTTTGGGATCCATACATTCTTTTTCATCTAATAATATTTCTGGGACAGTTATTATATCACAAGCAAcctccctttttttaattataatttcctTACTGTTTGTCCCTGAAAAACACAATCAATTTTCTCTCATTGTTCTTGCATTATATTCATATTACCTATTtttttataaggaaaaaaatacttgaaGTCAAGCTATGTGTTCTACAGCCTTTTGAAAAGGGATTTTTGCCAAGAGGCTTCAAATGTTTAGTTAATTTTCAGAAGAAATTCATTGAAGAGCTTCGGGCTGGGGAGTCAGGGATTATGCTAAAACCGTTAAATGCACGTCTTTCTACTTGCAtctcaaaaaagaacaaaaaaagagaaaaaaaacagtatggAGAACTCAAAATGGTTTCTCTCAATAAACTGTGaacatttaagagaaaaaaaaaagaaaaaaaaagaaatcttaaagGAAGAGGGCCACTGTGTCCACAGTGAAGCCATCTGACTTGTAAAAGGAGAGTGTTGTTGTTGATGTCACCTTTAGCATTGTAAGATGTACAGTGTGAAATAAATATGCCCGTGCGATGTGTAAATACCAGCATGATGATTACTAGTTTTGctatatgataaaaaaataaaagcaattattttattaaagttcAGCTTTTCAATGGCTTTTTAGAGTGTTATCCTGTAGGTCACAAAGCAGCGAGAGGCTCCTGCACGCAAAGACACACCCAAAAGAGGAGACAAAAGCTCGGGGACTGCATGACTCATATATGTCACTGCCATCAATATGCAGACCAAGAAAACATCTAGAGTCAAACCGTCAGGCAGAGCGTGGTGGGGAAATGGTAACTGCAGTGATTGATGAGTCACATGATTGGTGGATGAGTCATCCATCTATACTGCACAggactgcacacacacacccacacacacccacacacacacacacacacacacacacaatctccTTGAGCTGTGTAGTAATTTAGCTGGAGGCAGTTAAAATAAAGATTGACTTCTGCTCTGCCTGCAGTCCGCCGGTTGGCCAATGAAAAAGGAGTTTTGTTGGATGGGCTTTGCCATCTCTCGTTTCCATGCCTCCCCCTCGTTTTGAAATCCCACCGGCAGTGCTGCTGTACTGTCTTGAAGTGCCGTGGATCGTGTTTGGCATGAACACAAACTTTCTTCATGCTGTTCACGGTGCAAACACTGTCGGTGATTAGCAGTCTGCTCAATATGGTCTGGATCAGTTGCCATCCTGCCAGCTTGCTCTTCACTTGATATGAATGGCGTCTTTCATGGCTCCTTCTTTGCTCAACCGATGGATTCCTGTGAGCCATGTTGTGAATTCAGACGTGCAGTCATAGCTTCTGCAAATATCTACATCTGCAGAGGAAAGagataaaagaaagaaaccaaaTACAAACTGGAAGCTGACAGCAGAATTTAAATAGTTTGGCGGTGCTGATGATCATACAGAATAGTCTCAAGGATAAAAATGTTGTTGCTAAATCTAATCCATGCTGTCCCAGCATCAATGGGCATCATCACAAcaagaagaacaaaacaaataaatgaaaaggaaGCTAAAACACATAAGAATCAGCCTGTTTGACAAGACAAGCAGTGGTTCCGATTGGGAAAATAACATGGGTCTGCTAATAAGCCCATTGTGCTTCTCCTGCAGCCTTGATAGCCTCATTAAACAGTCATTTAATAGACCTAATTAAAAACTGTGTCAAAACACCTTTACTGACAGCTttgcaaataaaataagaaattgaAACACGAAAGCATAATCTCTATTACATACTTTACCTCTGCTTTACTATAATTAGGAGTTAGGCATCTCAGATTGTGGAGATATTTTGAGATTGTCAGCatgctgcgggcgacaggtTGTAGTGTACACTTAAGCAACACGTAAGTACAGGTGAAGCAGGTGAAATGCAGGCGTTTTgtatagatttttcatttttcagccCACCGAACCCTGTGCACTGTGCAGGCAGCCCGTTGGTGCTGTTCGAGTGATAAGTGTCCCTTGCATGCAGCATGACTGCTATGCTACGTTTACACCCTGCATGTCACAcaaattcaaaaacatgctaaaagcacatttttgaatgtttgtttATGGTGTTCCCACTCGACTGTTGCTACCTGATACAAGCGCATCTCCATCAGCTGGCTTGGTGAGAAATgtggaagcggtgcaaatctcatgaatcttgctctatttcccagctctattctgatacatgaaagacttagGGTCATATATTTCAGTCTGggaacaaaccacaattattaaattCTCCTGcacaatcaattttcaaatgattgacacTTTCGTGAATAAAAAGGGACGCCACTCAAATgttactaccaaatccgagtccctaattggtcaatttccgtgttttgtacgtagagcctgaaaaaatTTGTAGGGTTTTAAACATGGAAACCCACAATGCCAGTTCACTTTTCATTGCAAGTGGCCGCTTGAAAGAGCATTGTAGAgagcggtgtgaacatagctttagaagtaaggaaatcagacaatcagagtgcagtTTATGCGTCCTTCTGGAATATACCTGCACCCCCCTTGCATCAAGCATTTGTGcccggtcagtaaggagccagtactcataACCTTATGAACGACTGGAACGCTGCCTAAAGGTCATCATACAACAGCTTCAGCTGTACATCATAAATGCGTTCAACTTACCTTATTCTTACAAATACTACACTTACCACAAGCACGACAATGGTAAATTCAATTTTTATGACGCCTCtgaagcctcaagggaactgcaagacacgccTTTTCTCCTTTCCAAGATGCTGCTCCTGTCCATGACCCTCTACTGGTCTggacaatccaaaaacctgcagcacgcTTACAGGTAGactgcacggtggagcagtggttagcgctcttgctcAAGCCCCTgtttcaagtcccagctgggggacctgaaacgggggatctttctgtgtggagtttgcatgttctccccgtgcatgtgtgggttctctccagggtcGCTGGCTTCCtctcaccatccaaaaacatgcttcataggttaacccttgtgccatcttagatgaccccacccttacattgacgtgttctccctaccatgacaaaggtggataaaggtggaaagatttcatttaatctatggacaccagtgaagatcacaaatcattgaagaaaaaaggttcagagcactgtctagtgggtctagatgacccaactcctaatagtaaagtgcctaggatagcacaagggttacttggcaactctaaattgtccatgggtgtgaatgtgagtgcaaATAGGTGTGTtattctaccctgtgacagactggcgacctgtccaggttgtcccctgcttttgcccataagtggccgggatagggtCTGGCAgtcctgtgaccccgaaagggaacaaatggaagaaaaaatgaagttacccgtggctgggtagctcggttggtaaggtgagaggctacaatgcaggaatccagggttcgattcccggagggggataaacaatggtactgggtcaattaccatatcaatggcgagcaatgaacatcacccagtgagggtccttaggcaagacccttaacgctactgcctcccgagcacggttaggctgcagctcaccgctcccccaggggatgggatGACAAACATTAAAGGCAACTTCTGAAGACATTCATACACTGTAGCTTCTAAAACATTCTGTTATTTTGCACACTTCCTTCAGTTTTGTGCAGAAGGAGCTTTGAATTCACATTCCCACCCTCCTGTGTCCCAAACAGCAGACCAAGAATTCGAACACAGCCCTTACATTCTGTGTCAAGCTTTAGATAGCATTACGTCCTCAGAGCTATCATTTATATTTACCCCAGTGGGTGAGCTACAGttaaaatgcaatttcattttttcaaaaggcTCCCATTCTCCTAGGCTGAAAAACTGGTATACATCCAGCTGCCTGGCACAGACGAGTCTTACGGCACAACAATTAATCAGTAATGGCCTCAAGAAGCCCGAGCATTCACAATAACAGAGAGGAAAATGTCAGCCATTAGCGCTATGAATAATGAATAGCTTTCAAATATGATGACTCCGATGCTGGAATGGGACGTCGCTTCAACCTTGATTTGGATGTAaaaattctgtgtttttcttctgtcgCAGAATGATGTTTAAATGAAGGTCTCCGCATGAGATAAACTGAAAAAAGTAGTTTGCTAAGAGTTTGGGCAATTTCAAACATTGCACGAACACTAGATGTCAACAACAAGACACAGCAGATAAAAAATTGGTCCAGTCATGTTGCATGGCAACAAGCAGTATCTATTGGTGCTATTTCTGTTGAATAAATGGTGTACGTTTATGCCCTATTTTGACCCTCTTTCCTTCCCTTTCCGTACTCCTGCTCCTTTTGTCAACGCTGATGCTGTTTTGATTTGGACGCATAATCACAATGTTCTTTAAGCTATGATGGAGATATTTTGAGAATATGAAAATTGCACCTCAATTAGGTGAAAAAGCTGCACATATCATACAGGATTATTAGTTGCAGCATTCAAGTCCCTCATTTTGATATTAGCGCTTCCTGTTTGACTTGACACCTCTGACTTGTGTGACAAATGTCTAAAAATGATCTGTGACTCCATCGTTTGGAAAAGTCATGGACTTTTATCTAGTTTGTTCGACAGAGAATTAGGGGCcaaccttaaagaaaaaaacaaaataaaaatatcagagTAAAGTCATATAACTTTACAAGAAAAGTCatgaaattatgagaaaaaaaactaattttacaagaaaaaattatattgtgagaaaacaagtcaaaaatgttaatttgcaaaagttttttttaaaattcaacattgaatgaaaacaaaatcgtaagttaatgattaaaaaaaaatcgcaattttacatgaaaaatgtcatgaaattaaaattaaaaaaaagtcaacacaaGAAAAATCATAATactatcaaagaaaaaaaatcaattttacaagaaaaaagttgtattatcatgaaaaaaatccaaagtttACAAGacaaaagttgtaaaattattttttaaaactcaacattttacgaaaataaaaaggtaaatttatgatttaaaaattcaaaattttacaacaaaaagtcATAATATTATggggaaaaaaggattttccaaGA
The DNA window shown above is from Oryzias latipes chromosome 14, ASM223467v1 and carries:
- the LOC110016377 gene encoding uncharacterized protein LOC110016377, with the protein product MTGHHAHSTAHLILLVLLIVTPKLAGAAPVRGEEGEGGLEGRPWTYHKEDSLASFLSPPIQSLSSPDNASFDLGRGPGPDDPLDKVTDSAQVLAVLLESLDHTGDREIQASRDKDWEEDQKLPSAESSEGGEIRRTEKTEEDRGVEEGKEGQEADKAIEKLILGHLTAAQGGDLKEWEELDKTTRLETAQVWSSEDEGPDGASEKKTEEEEGRKVENDLERLLAEVRSGSTFQEDDPSLQRQIRGYFQNIDLGLQDNEILPPLKGYKAYNTQLARAGKKQHWQESTSRNKGGNFMDDFEDEGEELEEEVEEEEESLTHMEEEARARAEKQEVLRQQEEAERAREEEQRLADIASDMLLQYMGKKQQSYMKPRQKSSNTAEDKRSEEVLPDEDDLDQQMIDRLIEISSKLHLPADDVIEIISDVEEKKKKRKELQKQPVNSNPIAPRFRPLVPLPLPAPPIYHYTASKNPKKAPYKHNKSNKKWHKDKVKSHKQDYWYKPPKQLDYWYKPQKQFLAFPSYPYYQKPYRAYYPVYFPYPKTQYYGKPPPSRDQPFSPQELDLQGPKRRHRGRGKNRAGQGWRQQPPLRLPVTPYISNYILPHPRTYQPLPPPKPLITPRTGRRPSYYYPQDTPGEDYEEDGLVPQLDSEEELENFIERIYMKRKMY